TGCTCACGCGGTCCGCGCCGTACAGTCCGGTGGTGCCGCCGTCGCCCGTCTTGGTGTAGAGCTTCATGGGCACAGGGTAGTGGGTCCGGGGCGGCGGGAGGTGGGAATGGCGGCACAGCAGGGCCCGCCCTCTATGCTGTCCCCCATGTCCCAACCCACCTTTCCCATGCACGTCAGCGTGACCGAGGCCCGCGAGATGCTGGCCGCGCTGCTGCCCGCGCTGGACACCGAGACTGTTCCCGTCAGTCAGGCCCTGGGCCGCACGCTGGCCGCGCCTCTGGCAGCCAGGGTCAGCCATCCCAGCGCCACCGAGAGCGCCCTGGACGGCATCGCTGCGCGTGAGGCCGACACGCTGACCGCCGGCAAGGAAAGCCCGGTGCGGCTGAGGCTCGTCGGCGAGAGCCGCGCCGGGGTGCCGTTTGAAGGAACGGTGGGCGCGGGCCAGTGCGTGCGGATCTACACCGGGGCGCCGCTGCCCACAGGCGTGGACGCCATCTGCCCCGTCGAGGAATTGCAGGACGACGGTCCCGAGCACGTCCTGCTGCGGCGGCCTGCCTTTCCCAGCGACGTGCGTCACGAGGGCGGCGACTTCCGCGCGGGCGAGACGGTGATGGCGGCGGGCCTATGGCTGAGCGCTCCACGGGTAGCCCTGGCCGCCGCGCTGGGGCATGCCCACGTTCCGGTGCGCCGCAGACTGCGGGTGGCGCTGCTGTCCACCGGCGACGAGGTGATTGAGCCGGGGCAGGCCCTGAAGCCGGGGCAGGTCTACGACAGCAACCGCGTGGGACTTTCGGCCATGCTGCAAGAAAGCGGCTGCGAGGTCATCGAACTGGGCCACGCCCCGGACAGCCCCGAAGCCCTGCAGGCGGCCATCGGCCAGGCGGGCGGCGCGGACGTGCTGCTCACCAGCGGCGGCGTCAGCATGGGCCGATACGACTTCATGCGGGACCTGCTGATCGAGCGCGGCCGGGTGGCCTTCTGGAAGGTGCGGATGCGCCCCGGCGGCCCGGCCATTCTGGGCGGCTGGAACGGGCTGCCGGTGTTTGGCCTGCCGGGCAATCCGGTCAGCAGTCTGGTGGTGTTCCACGTGATCGTGCGCCCCGCCCTGACCGGACAGCCGGTGCAGAGTCTGAAGCTACGGACCGCCACGCCCTTCCGGGGCCTTGCGGACAAGACCGCCTTCTGGCGCGGCGTGATCAAAGGCGGCGAGGTCCACGACTACGGCCAGCAGGGCAGCGGCATCCTGCGCTCGCTGAGCGACGCGGACGCCCTGGTGATCGTTCCGGAGGGGGGGCCGGTAGCGGCCGGGGAGACGGTGGACGTGGTGCTGCTTTAGCCGCCCGCAGGCTCAGTTTTAACCATTCGCAAGCTCAGTCCAGCCCCAGCAGCCGCGTCAGGATGACGTGATGGTCCTCGAAGAAGCGGCGCGGGCGGGCCAGGGCCGTCGCCAGCGGGACCGAGTGGAACCCGAAGGCGGGCGGCGGCACCCCCAGAAAAACGTGCGCGGCGGCCGGGGCCACCAGTGAGCGGGCTGGGTGAGCGAACACCGCCTCTGCCCCGGCACGGGGCTGTTCACCCGGCGGCAGCTGGCATCCCGGCAACTCCCACAGCCCGCGCCCGATGGGACCGAGCCGGGTGTGCAGGGCCACCCTCTCCCCTGCCCGCCACAGCCAGCGTTCCTCGGTCAAGTGGAGGCCTGGGGGCAGGGCGGCACGGGCCACGGTCACCGCCTGCCACTCGGCCTGCAGCCGGGCGAAGGCGGGCGTGGAGACGAAGGCGCTCAGGAATGCCTGGACGGCGGCGGGTACCCCGGCAGG
This DNA window, taken from Deinococcus aerolatus, encodes the following:
- a CDS encoding molybdopterin molybdotransferase MoeA gives rise to the protein MSQPTFPMHVSVTEAREMLAALLPALDTETVPVSQALGRTLAAPLAARVSHPSATESALDGIAAREADTLTAGKESPVRLRLVGESRAGVPFEGTVGAGQCVRIYTGAPLPTGVDAICPVEELQDDGPEHVLLRRPAFPSDVRHEGGDFRAGETVMAAGLWLSAPRVALAAALGHAHVPVRRRLRVALLSTGDEVIEPGQALKPGQVYDSNRVGLSAMLQESGCEVIELGHAPDSPEALQAAIGQAGGADVLLTSGGVSMGRYDFMRDLLIERGRVAFWKVRMRPGGPAILGGWNGLPVFGLPGNPVSSLVVFHVIVRPALTGQPVQSLKLRTATPFRGLADKTAFWRGVIKGGEVHDYGQQGSGILRSLSDADALVIVPEGGPVAAGETVDVVLL